Within the Carassius auratus strain Wakin chromosome 18, ASM336829v1, whole genome shotgun sequence genome, the region TCGGCCGATTATTCTGTGCATCCCTAGCGAGGAGTTAGCATTATCGTTGGGCTAGCATTGGGTTATAATTAGCGTTATGTTGGCATTAGCATTGAGGGCAGTATTTAGGTTTGTGCTGAGGTGTTGTGCCACTCTTGCAGAGCTTTAATTACTGTTGGAAAGTGAAACAGTGATTTCCTTTTCCTGTGTTAGTCCTCCCAGCTGATCATTCCCTCAGAACACACGGAGCATCCGAAACTGTCCGTTcacacaagtcaagtcacctttatttgtgtAGCGCTTTATGCaacacagattgtgtcaaagcagctttagagTGTTAGcttcacacaaacacagtttCTCTGTTGGCCAGCACTGATcacggctctgtgtgtgtgtgtgtgtgtgtgtgtgtgtgtgtgtgtgtgtgcgtgctacAGGTGCTGTTAGTGTTTGCCAAAGAAGATGCTCAGAGTAACAGCTTCTGCTGGGCGTGTGAACGCGCTGGTTTCAGGTGTAATGTGTCCCGAACACCAGAAGCGGCGCTGGAGAGTTTCCTGGAGAAGAAccacgatctgatcatcatcgATCACAGACATTCCAGATGCTTCGACGCTGAAGCGCTCTGTCGGTgcgtatctctctctctctctgatcgaCAGACATCAGTGTGCTGCTTCAGGACCTGCTGCTGAAGATCTTCATCAACAGATCGTTTGGGGTCACATATGCAGATGTTGGCTGATGATTTTAGTGTAGTGATCTCATGCTTTCGTCCAGCTCCGTCCTGATGTTTGTAAGATCACAGCAGTCATGTCAGCATCTGTCCAGTCATAAAGTCCTTCATCTTACAGAGCTGTGAAATCTGTCTGTTAGCTTGGAGCTCTGTATGCTAGTGCGCTCCTGTCAAATACACGGTTTATCTGAACTGAAGTTTAGACGTGACGCGCAGCTGTCATATATGTTATAATATTGAGAAGCGTCAGGGACTGTGTGAAATACAGATTTAACCGAACAACTTGAAGAGTTGACTCTTGACCTCTTGTACAGAACCTTCTCAGTACTGTACTCGTTCTCAATAATTAGTTCAAGTGCAATTACACCACAGGAAATGACATCCAGAAACATCCCCTGGAATCCCCCTGTATGCAGTGTTCACGTGGCCTGCTAgagaatgtaaatgtttttgcaCACACTCTGGATCAGGTTTGTGTGTCTGAGAATTGCtgaaatgtttgttgttgtttgtaatcctcattttattaattatttttttctcagctcAATTCGAGGCATCAGCTGCTCTCACAACACTGTGATTGTGGCTGTAGTGAAGAGGTTAGtgcccagacacacacacacacacacacacacacacacacaagctattCAGACAGCCTCACTTTAACATGCTTCTTTGTAGTTAAACACTGTCACATATTTGGCAGCATCTGTGTCATGTGATTTATTAAACCGTGTGTTTCTTCTGAAGGCCGGATCGTGAAGAAGCCACTGTGATGCCACTGATATCAGCAGGATTTAacagggtgagtgtgtgtgtgtgtgtgagcgagtgagagtgtgtgtgtgtgtgtgagtgagagtgtgtgtgtgtgtgtgtgagcgagtgagagtgtgtgtgtgtgtgtgtgtgagcgagtgtgtgtgtgtgtgtgtgtgagcgagtgagagtgagagtgtgtgtgtgtgtgtgtgtgtgtgagtgagtgagagtgtgtgtgtgtgtgtgtgtgtgtgtgtgtgtgtgagcgactgagagtgtgtgtgtgtgagcgagtgagagtgtgtgtgtgtgtgtgtgtgtgagcgactgagagtgtgtgtgtgtgagcgagtgagagtgtgtgtgtgtgtgtgtgtgtgtgagcgagtgagagtgtgtgtgtgtgtgtgtgtgccagtgagTGTgacagagtgagtgagtgtgtgtgtgtgtgtgtgtgtgtgtgtgtgtgagtgagcgactgagagtgtgtgtgtgagcgagtgagagtgtgtgtgtgtgagcgagtgagagtgtgtgtgtgtgtgtgtgtgagcgagtgagtgtgtgtgtgtgtgtgtgtgtatgtgtgagccaGTGAGTGTgacagagtgagtgtgtgtgtgtgtgtgtgtgtgtgagcgagtgagagtgtgtgtgtgtgtgtatgtgtgagccagtgagtgtgtgtgtgtgtgtgtgtgtgtgagcgagcgagtgagtgtgtgtgtgtgtgtgtgtgagcgagtgcgagtgagagtgtgtgtgtgccagtgagTGTgacagagtgagtgagtgtgtgtgtgtgtgtgtgtgtgtgagtgagcgagtgagagtgtgtgtgtgtgtgtgacatagtgtgacagagtgagagtgtgtgtatgtgtgtgagagtgtgtgtgtgtgtttaactgttcTTAGAGGGGAGTGTGACAAACACTGAGAACAGAGTGTGTACTTATGTGTAGACACATGTATTTGTGTATCAGTATTTTTAGCTTTGGCACACATCTCTGAAAGCATCCGTGTCTGAAGTGCTTGTTCATGTAAGTGTGCTGAGGATGCTATAGCGTGCTTCAttcagagtgtgtttgtgtcacaCAGCGATATGTGGAGAACCCTAACATGATGTCCTGTTATAACGAACTCCTCCAGCTCCATCACGGAGAAATACGAGCTCAGATCAAACTCCGGTGAGACGCTCATCTCAACGTGACACTTAcaagtcttgtttttttgtttgtttgtgggaaTTTTTATCTTCATCATATGGACATTCTCTctgatgatctgtgtgtgtgtgtgtgtgtgtgtgtgtgtccagagcTTGTAACGCTGTTTTTACTGCACTGGAACAGAGTCAGGAAGCCATTGAGATCAGCAGTGAAGATCATAtcatacaggtacacacacacacacacacacacacacacacacacacacatgcgtgtcTCTTCACTGAGGTTGAAGAACAAGTCAAATCAGACTCTATAATCTCAGATAGCAGCTGTAGATGAACACTGAGACTATGAGACACAATCTTCTGTCACAGTACGTCAATCCAGCGTACGAGTGCATCATGGGATACCAGCGTGAAGAACTGCTGAAGGAAAACACTGAAGTGCCTAAgagtgaaaaaaacaaaccagACCTTCTGGAAAACATCAGCTCCTGCATCCGCAGAGGGAaagtgagtcacacacacacacacgcgtttgtttttgtgtaaagtgtgttcatcccataggtgtaatggtttttattctgtagaaactgtatattctatctcccttcaccaaccctacacctaaccctaaccctcacaggaaactttctgcatttttactttctcaaaaaaactcattctgtatgatttataagtgttttgaaaaatggggacatgggttatgtcctcataagtcaccctctccttgtaatacctgtgtcatacccatgacattatacagagttgtgtcctgatatgatacaaaaacaagagaacacacacacacacaaacacacacacacacacatctgccgttcatttaaaaaaagttctgATGAACATTCAGAAATTAACCCAGGAAATTAACTCCATGGGGTCCCAGATCATGTACTTTTCACTATTCTGTGATGTTTTGTAGTGTAAATAGTGCGAGTAGTGTGATTACACTGATCCTGTGAATAATGTCGGTAGTAAGCAGCACAGAACTCTGGGAAATTGACAGAGACATGAGGTTTAATGTGCAAACAGTCTTGCTGTATCACTTCACACCACACAAAGGTCATgagcactcacacactcacacacacacacacacacacacacacacacacacacacacacacacactcagctggaGGAGCGTTTGAAGCCACAGACGCTGGACTTTAATCACACAGGGGTCGAACTTTGATTCTCTGTCAGAACTGAGACCTGCTTCTGTATGCTGTTTAGATCCTTtgttataagtgtgtgtgtgtgtgtgtgtgtgtgtgtgtgtgtgtttcaggagtgGCAGGGGGTATATTATGCCAAAAAGAAGAACGGAGACAGTGTGCAGCAGAATGTGAAGATGACGCCTGTGGTTGGACAGGGAGGGTGGGCAgcgtttctgtctgtctgctctAATCTTTGACTCTGTTCCTTCAGAACATCAAATGACtgatttcagcttcatttcaaaACAAACGTGTTCATTTCTGTTTCTGAAGAAATGTAAACTGCTTGGATCGAGTTTGATCATGTGTTCAGATGTTAacatgtgtgtctctctgtctgtagtAAAATCAGGCACTGTGTGTCTGTTACCAGGCCTTTAAATGACCATAACAAGGTAAGCAGAAGTTCAGTCGTGCGACAGTGAAACtgtagtgtgtttgtgtctgtgatgATTATGACTGATCTGTGTGTTTTCATCCAGACAGAAAAGTGCTGTGAGCGAGTCCAGGCCGAATCACAGACAGGTACCAGACACACACCGTATTTACAcatgattttgatgattttgactAATGCTtgaactcagagagagagagagagtgtgtgtgtgttgtgagtgtgtgtgtgtgagagagtgagtgagtgtgagactcagtgtgtgtgtgtgagaatcagtgagtgagtgtgagactgtgagagagtgagtgtgtgtgtgtgtgtgtgagagggagacagatagtgagtttgtgtgtgtgtgagagagagagagtgtgtgtgtgtgagagacagtgctttgtgtgtgtgtgagttagagtgagagtgtgtgtgtgtgtgtgattgagtatgagagtgtgagggagtgtgagagtttgtgtgagtgagtgagactgtgtgagtgtgagactgtgtgagtgtgagactgagtgtgtgtgagagtgagtgtgagagtgtgagtgagactgtgtgagtgagtgagtgtgagagtgagtgtgtgtgtgagagagagtgagtgagtgtgagactctgtgtgtttgtgtgagagagagagtgtcagcgtgtgtgagtgtgagactgtgtgtgtgtgtgagagagagagagtgagtgagtttgtgtgtgtgagagtgagtgagtgagagagtgtgtgtgtgtgagagagagtgagtatgagAGTGTGAGACTGGTGTGAGTTAATgagactgtgtgtgagagtgagtgagtgtgtgtgtgagtgagtgtaagagtttgtgtgagtgagtgagactgtgtgagtgagtgagagtgtgagtgtgagagagagtgagactgtgtgtgagagagtgagtttgtgtgtgtgtgagtgagtgagtgagagagagaggtgtgtgtgtgtgagagagtatgagAGTGTGAGACTGTGTGAGTtaatgagactgtgtgtgtgagagtgagtgagagtgtgtgtgagtgagtgtgagactgtgtgagtgagtgagaatgcgagagtgtgtgtgtgtgtcagtgtgagagtgtgtgtgtgtgagtgtgagtgtgtgttcaggtgtgcTGATGTGTCGTTGTTGTCATTGTCAGATATTCAGCAGTTCAGCAAACACAAGGACCGCAGGAAAGGATCGCTGGACGTTCGCTCCGACGACCTCTAGAGGAAGTGATGGTGAGATGACACTGCTGACCTTTGACCCTCAGCCAAAACCTTGCCCTTCACTCAGAGCCCTTCCCCCAGGCGGAGTGTACAGGTTTATCTTAATCATGTGACTCGTGGTCAGATGATGCTTCAGTGTGAACCGCTCATCCCACCTGTCCGCTCTTCTTCCTGATTGTGGTTGAGCTGAATTTAGGATCAGCTATAAGAGACATAAACTCTGTTAATAAGAGAATCCCTGACTAAcccttgacctctgacccctgtgcTCAGGTGCATGTGAAGTGAAGGATGTTTTCAGATCTTCTTGTGTTTAGCAGGAAGTTCTCAGAGGAGACACTCGTCTATGGCCAGAATCCACTCCATGACTATTGAAGCTCCCATCACTAaggtacatacagtattgttcaaaataatagcagtacaatgtgactaaccagaataatcaaggtttttcgtatatttttttattgctacgtggcaaacaagttaccagtaggttcagtagattctcagaaaacaaatgagacccagcattcatgatatgcacgctcttaaggctgtgcaattgggcaattagtttgaattagttgaaaggtgtgtgttcaaaaaaaatagcagtgtggcattcaatcactgaggtcatcaattttgtgaagaaacaggtgtgaatcaggttggcccctatttaaggatgaagccaacacttgttgaacatgcatttgaaagctgaggaaaatggggtcgttcaagacattgttcagaagaacagcgtactttgattaaaaagttgattagagaggggaaaacctataaagaggtgcaaaaaatgataggctgttcagctaaaatgatctccaatgccttaaaatggagagcaaaaccagagagacgtggaagaaaacggaagacagccatcaaaatggatagaagaataaccagaatggcaaaggctcagccaatgatcacctccaggatgatcaaagacagtctggagttacctgtaagtactgtgagtgttagaagacgtctgtgtgaagctaatctattttcaagaatcccccgcaaagtccctctgttaaaaaaaaaggcatgtgcagaagaggttacaatttgccaaagaacacatcaactggccctaaagagaaatggaggaacattttgtggactgatgaagtaaaattgttctttttgggtccaagggccacaggcagtttgtgagacgacccccaaactctgattccaagccacagtacacagtgaagacagtgaagcatggagggtacacagcatcatgatatgggcatgtttctcctactatggtgtttgggcctatttatcgcatacccagggatcatggatcagtttgcatatgttaaaatacttgaagagggtCATGTTGCCCtaatgctgaagaggacatgcccttgaaatggttgtttcaacaagacaatgacccaaaacacactagtaaacgggcaaagtcttggttccaaaccaacaaaattaatgttatggagtggccagcccaatctccagaccttaatccaattgagaacttgtggggttgatatcaaaaatgctgtttctgaaagcaaaaccaagaaatgtgaatgaattgtggaatgttgttaaagaatcatggagtggaataacagctgagaggtgccacacagttggttgactccatgccacacagatgtcaagcaagttttaaaaaactgtgtcatacaactaaatattagtttagtgattcacaggattgctaaatccaagaaaaaaaaaatgtttgtacaaaatagttttgagtttgtacagtcaaaggtagacactgctattttttttgaacacacccctttcaactaattgcccaattgcacagcccttaagagcgtgcatatcatgaatgctgggtcttgttgttttctgacaatctagcTGAaactactggtaacttgtttgccacgtagcaataaaaaatatactaaaaaccttgattattctggttagtcacattgtactgtaNNNNNNNNNNNNNNNNNNNNNNNNNNNNNNNNNNNNNNNNNNNNNNNNNNNNNNNNNNNNNNNNNNNNNNNNNNNNNNNNNNNNNNNNNNNNNNNNNNNNATtagtatttgttcgttcatgtgcaggagggactgcccgtgatacgcggctctctctcgcacTGAACACAGTGCgagagtaaccagctactcagttcagcttttccgcatcttgtgtttggatgcttaaTACCGATGTTTAGCGACGGGCTTGAGCAGCTACTAAACGCACCGTCTTCGAGCCATAGATCGttaaaggtacattttcccaTTGTGGTAGCCAGGATGATTTCAATTAAGCTAATCAGTGACTCAGTATGATACAGTATGTTCGGAGTTTGCGCGGGTTTCTGTGAAAGTCCTActgacaagtctgtatgctgccgcatggaccttgtagttctggaacgctgtgataccagtgtgatacaaccctcatacagaactacaacaggcGAAACAAATGAATGCCATTGCCGCTGCGAGCGcattttgatggaagaacaaattaatggactAGCATATCATTTAAGAcgtggctaaatgttttttttatgacctTGTATGGAAAATCCAGAcgttttttatgacattttatggccttaaattcttAATGTTAAATATATGACTTTTATGACCCCGCGGAAACCCTGTATTTCTAAACAAACACGAAAATTTATAAAAAGGCTCCTTACCTTGTATatacgttatggtcccgtagaagaagtttttgtaaaaaaataggctaacgattgctcATAACCAGCAATCTCAGAAATTACcttatggacaggaggagaagctcgcaggcaatattttactgtctatgaggctatcgggggggatgtggaggcataaagtcaaagGAGATAATTAATCAGCAATACTTACCAAATTTGCTCCTGTCCACActcgccttctctggaagattcggtgggtgattcagatttattTTGGCCACAGTAATTAGAAGAACTTAAAGGTTGCTCatgtgacatctacgtcatcaaagctcagtttgagtctgcccAGTACGCCCGAACCCCAGgaagtgtgtgcttctaatttacttcacttgtctccgttgaatccaatggggtcactgtttccatttcttttactgtctatgtatataaaccattgttgttgttgctcttACGTGACCATAGCAGTGTCTCAATAGGGTCTACACGTAGGGTGATGACATCATCGTTTAAGAAAATATACGGTGTTCCTGTCCACACAAAAAAAGCAAGGAAGGCACTTGCAGATTTAACCACTCTTGGAGcctgtttcaaaaaatagcggatTCACCTTCTGCAAAACGCTGGTTCTGTGTGGATGAAAATCCGATAAAAGATTTGTGTGTATTCACAAAAACACATCATGTGATTGGCtcattagcaatttgtgttaccaagcaattaaaCAGGTGTACTTAATatagtggccagtgagtgtgtgtgtgtgtgtgtgtgtgtgtgtatatatatatatatatacacacgcagaaagatatataatcttttatcggattttcatgtatatatatatatatatatatatatatacatacctcTGTCGAACAGACACAAATAAACTATTGAAACACCACATACCAAGAAGAGTCTAAAGAGTCTTCTCTAAGAGGGCGCCACCACTGGCTATCGGaaccccacctgctgttagcattccattgactcccattcattttggcatcactttggcagcgaataactttacatctgaggcgtttaaagactccatttgtcgaTTAATTATTTCAGGGTTTCTGCATggtttaatcagtcaaatttaagactttttaaggccttTTTATGACCATTAGGATTTGAATTTATTACCTAAACGAATTACGATAAATAACTTCAGTCATTAAAATTcctttcaaaagtctttttttattattgacttttcattgaaagtaacaagttttattatttaaagagttattctattattttttaagattaagaaactgaagccttCGCTTTCTTTTTCTTGAGAATCAAGAACACAGGAACAattaacaattgtaacattgtaaagtaacaattcttttatggcattactttccaaaataataagtgttattggtgtttggtcacagtattCAACACCCACAGAAAGGatgtagctggggtcagcggggccccggtgaaggttgtaccagtggtccctgtttgaaattgtttaatttgtatgttcgttcatttttaattatttttgctatttacacaatgtttaattttttttcaagtttgtaggtgtcaaggtacagaaaccgaataattaaatgtaaaatagcactggatagttttcaatgtaaaaatgaaatatacaatcaaatcaGACACCtggaacatttctcacattattagtttatttgctattgcttctaaaatggttataaaatatgacaagaacttagagttaaactctgtcagaacaaattcgtcttgataatgtcataacttaatcaaccaaaactacagacaactgttattatgacaatatttactcaactatccatactttgttgaccatttaccaagcaatgcttcattttgttcagactgtggtgtgaaaaggttgcattagcaattcagaaaaaaaacacataaacaatgcatggtgctttataaggtgctgaataatttttgttcccaattttatatatagatagatagaaaaaaaacatttatatccaTCTATTTCACTAGTAGTACACTGTATGAAGATTATTTGgatataatatgtcacagtttgcttatactcacttacataaatgtattagtgtcctgtacctactagtaaaatatgtatatcaaaaattatatctggagtctggataatttttggtttgactgtgcatatattcttgttaaaactacaaagtaatgaagtcaagagcagtgagtgatttttctttcattttcttggattaacattacagcagctagctaaattaggcgccgtcactttaagagatgatgaacgcatctttttcctcaactgtttactttgatttaagaaataactgacaaataaataattttttttcgagcatactttccaaggtgggtattttgacatattttgtatgtatttgtcggcacaagagcaaaaagaagcaaattcggtGTACAAGTGTTTTGAAACGCCTTGCTCagcatgagccctgaacacctgAACGATGAATTGATTAATTGGGCtctttcaaatctttttttttttttttttttcaaaactgggattagtatttgttcgttcatgtgcaggagggactgcccgtgatacgcggctctctctccgcACTGAACACAGTGCgagagtaaccagctactcagttcagcttttccgcatcttgtgtttggatgcttaaTACCGATTGTTAGCGACGGGCTTGAGCCAGCTACTAAACGCACCGTCTTCGAGCCATAGATCGttaaaggtacattttcccaTTGTGGTAGCCAGGATGATTTCAATTAAGCTAATCAGTGACTCAGTATGATACAGTATGTTCGGAGTTTGCGCGGGTTTCTGTGAAAGTCCTActgacaagtctgtatgctgccgcatggaccttgtagttctggaacgctgtgataccagtgtgatacaacccagattcctcatacagaactacaacaggcGAAACAAATGAATGCCATTGCCGCTGCGAGCGcattttgatggaagaacaaattaatggactagcatatcaatttaagacgtggctaaatgtttttttatgaccttgtatggaaaatccagacgtttttatgacattttatggccttaaattcttAATGTTAAATATATGACTTTTTATGACCCCGCGGAAACCCTGTATTTCTAAACAAACACGAAAAtttataaaaggctccattaccttgtatattacgttatggtcccgtagaagaagtttttgtaaaaaaaataggctaacgattgcatcataaccagcgAATCTCAGAAATTACcttatggacaggaggagaagctcgcaggcaatattttactgtctatgaggctatcggggggatgtggaggcataaagtcaaaggagataattaatcagaatacttaccaaattTGCTCCTGTCCACActcgccttctctggaagattcggtgggtgattcagatttattTTGGCACAGTAATTAGAAGACTTAAAGGTTGCTCatgtgacatctacgtcatcaagctcagtttgagtctgcccAGTACGCCCGAACCCCAGgaagtgtgtgcttctaatttacttcacttgtctccgttgaatccaatggggtcactgtttccatttcttttactgtctatgtatataaaccattgttgttgttgctcttACGTGACATAGCAGTGTCTCAATAGGGTCTACACGTAGGGTGATGACATCATCGTTTAAGAAAATATACGGTTGTTCCTGTCCACACAAAAAAAGCAAGGAAGGCACTTGCAGATTTAACCACTCTTGGAGcctgtttcaaaaaatagcggatTCACCTTCTGCAAAACGCTGGTTCTGTGTGGATGAAAATCCGATAAAAGATTTGTGTGTATTCACAAAAACACATCATGTGATTGGCtcattagcaatttgtgttaccaagcaattaaaCAGGTGTACTTAATatagtggccagtgagtgtgtgtgtgtgtgtgtgtgtgtgtgtgtatatatatatatatatacacacgcagaaagatatataatcttttatcggattttcatgtatatatatatatatatatatatatatacatacctcTGTCGAACAGACACAAATAAACTATTGAAACACCACATACCAAGAAGAGTCTAAAGAGTCTTCTCTAAGAGGGCGCCACCACTGGCTATCGGaaccccacctgctgttagcattccattgactcccattcattttggcatcactttggcagcgaataactttacatctgaggcgtttaaagactc harbors:
- the LOC113118440 gene encoding high affinity cAMP-specific and IBMX-insensitive 3',5'-cyclic phosphodiesterase 8A-like; translated protein: MMGCASSIHISDRVNHSEDSQNCSHPGHIKPQSTLTEVQFGPMKLYEDQLQVLLVFAKEDAQSNSFCWACERAGFRCNVSRTPEAALESFLEKNHDLIIIDHRHSRCFDAEALCRSIRGISCSHNTVIVAVVKRPDREEATVMPLISAGFNRRYVENPNMMSCYNELLQLHHGEIRAQIKLRACNAVFTALEQSQEAIEISSEDHIIQYVNPAYECIMGYQREELLKENTEVPKSEKNKPDLLENISSCIRRGKEWQGVYYAKKKNGDSVQQNVKMTPVVGQGGKIRHCVSVTRPLNDHNKTEKCCERVQAESQTDIQQFSKHKDRRKGSLDVRSDDL